The Victivallis sp. Marseille-Q1083 DNA window GTTTTACCGGTCCCGCCTGGATTCCCGGTTCCGCCGCGGCCAATACCATTGCAGTGGATATGGTGATCCTCACCCGCCCCGGAACCGCCGAATCGATCAGGCGGAAGCTGAAGTAAAACGGTTTCCGGCCGGAGCCGGGGATTCACCTGCAGCGGCGGGATGTGTGTGCGGCAAAAAGTCTCAACGCTGTCGATTGCGGCAGCGAATCGTTGAAGATTTGGGCCCTTTCCGATGGCGGAACTTGAAAACGGCCGCCATTCCCAACAAACCGATTTCCCCCAGTGCTAAAATTGCGGCACCGTTTCATCGGGGTAAAAATCCGCCCAGGGGTGTTCCCAAAGAAATGGTGAACTCACATCTTTTTGGATCGATATGGTATGGGGCCGGGGTGGGGGGAAGCCAAAATAGTTTCTGTTTTTGCGGAATCCGTTTTGCGGCGGCTTGATAAATGTCCTCTTGATGGATATGGTATGGGGGAGGCGGCCTCGATGAGCGGTCGTCTTGGGGGAGAACCATTTAATTCAGTGAAGGAGAATCATGAAACGATTGATGGCGTGTGTTGTAATGTGGGGTCTGGGGATGGCGGTATTGTCCGCCGGGGTGATTCCCTTGAACAAATGGAAGGTGATCGGGCCGATTCCGGAAGCCGCTTATGTGGAAGCCGAGGCGGATCGTTTTCTGGCTGAGCCGCTGGAGGAGGTTTGCGGGGTGAAGGCGGCCGACTATGTCAATCCGCGCAATCCGGAAGGGGATGGCCTGTATTTTCTCGACTTCTTCGGTGAAGTTCCCCACGGCAAGGCGATGGCTTACGCCGCGGTGGAGGTGGAAGCCGAAGCCGGGTACTATGTTTTTACGTTGAACACCGATTTCTCGGCCGAGATATTCGTGAACGGCGAATCCCGTTGCAAAGCGTTCGGCGACTCGTGGGGGAACGTTTTCTTCGCGAAATTCCATGAGGGCGCCAACCGCATTGCGGTGAAGAGCTATCATGAAGAGGGCTATTGGGCGGTGGTGCTTGCCGTGGTTGAGGGGCCGCTGGATGAGGAGGAATACCGGCAGGCGCTGGCGGAAAATACGCTGCGGCAGCGCATTGTGGATTTTTCCTATAACAGTCTGACCATCGGCGGCTATTTTGTCGGAACGGTCGGGACAAAGCCGGAATTGACCTGGGACAATCCGGCCAATGCGACGGAGATGTTCGGGAAAAATCCCCAGCAGATTACCTGGTTCGACGAAACGATGCAGGCGACCGAAGATTTCCGCGACAGCGGCTTGTATTACGCGCTGCTGGAAACGGAAACGGCGGACGGCAAGCCTTACAAGGCGCTTTTCAGTTATTATCTGTTGCCGGAGGGCTGGAAAGAGGATCCGGAAATTGTCGAATTTGCCGGGAATTTCCAGTGGCAGGAGCCGTTCGACGGCTTCCAGACGACCTGGACGGCCATTCCGCAGCGGCTGAAGCTTTTCCGGGACAGCGCCGGGACGGATTTGGGCCTTGCGTCAAAACCCGGCGTGGCTCCGGCGGTGGTGGCCTGGCGCCAGCGTGCTTTTCCGGTGGAAACGGTTCGGCTTGCTCCGCCGATCGAATTGACAAAAGCCGCTCCTGCGTTGCGCTATGGCAGCGAGGAGGAGGCCGGCTTTCTGCCCGGCAGCCGGGAAAAATTCGATGCGCTTTGCCGGGAGCTGTATGAAAAAACCCGGAAAGCCTTTTACACCGTCATCGCCCGCAACGGCGTGATCGTCTATGCCAGGGGGTACGGCGAACTGGCCGGGAAGCCGATCAATATCGCTACGCCGTGTTCGATGGCCAGCATGTCCAAACTTTTTACCGGGTTGTTGTTTGCCCGTTTTCTGGACCAGGGCCTGATGGAGCTGGATGAAGACATGTCGCGTTTCATGCCGGCGTTGGCCGGCACGCCGGAATGGAAACTGACGCCGCGCCGCTGCTTCAACCATACCAGCAATTTTACCGGACACGGCAATTTCGGCGGCATCCGCAACCCGCTGGGCGAATACGGCATCGCCTGTTGGCTGCCGGTGGTCAAACCCGGTTCCGCCTGGAGTTACAACGGAGTCGGCCCCAATTTGATGGGCATGTATATGATGAATGCCACTGCGTTGCCGATCGACCGGCTTTTCGCCGAGAATTATTACCGTCAACTGGGAATCACCTCGATGAGCGGCGACGATCAGGGCGGCGGTTATCTGGCCAGTGCGGACGACCTGGCGAAACTTGCGCAACTGCTGCTGAATCGGGGCAGCTACGGCAAATGGCAATTTTTCGAGCCGAAAACCTATGAATTGCTGATGCCGCGCAATCTGGCGGAAGACAATCCGGGAACTTCGATCGAAGGGTATTACGGAGTGGGCATCCAGCCGTTCTGGCCGCCGGCGGCGGGGGAAGACGACATCGCCTATTACGGGCACGGCGCCGCGAGCGGCACGGTGTTCAGTTTCGATCCGAAATACCAGACGATGGTGATCCAGGCCCGCGATGAAAATTCGGAAGCCAACGACGAATACCGCAAAAAGCTGGAACAGCTGGTCTGGGATTCGGTGGCCAGGTAGGTTTCCGTTTCGCATGATTTTTACTTTCGGGCATCGATCCGGAATGGCGGCTCACCCGCGGTGAAAACCTTGCCGTCCGGTTGTAAACTGGCCGGTGCGGCATTATCTTATCTTCCGACGGAACAACCGGTGGAGGCTGAATGTGAAAAAGGCGAAAAGTGAGCTGCGCGGCATTCCCGGCGTCGGCGAGAACATCGAACAGGATTTGCTCAATCTGGGCTATTCGACGCTGGAGTCGCTGAAAGGGCAGGATCCAGAGGAAATGTACCGGCGGGATTGCCGGCTGAAAGGTTTTCAGGAGGACAAATGCCAGTTGTACGTTTACCGGCTGGCGGTTTACTTCGCCGAGCACGCGCAGCCGGAGCCGGATAAGTTGAAGTGGTGGAACTGGAAAGAGGCGCCGCCGGAACGTTGAGAACGATTGCGGGAAAGGGGCGGGATTGCGATGCTTGAAGTCATCGGGGTCGTCGGCGTCCGGATTTTTTCCAATACGTATGCCAATGTGCTGCAGAAACGGCTGATCGGCCGGGCCGGGATTCCGGCGCTGCCGATTAATTTCGCAGTCTACCTGCTGCTGGGTTTGGCGATGTCGCCGGCGATCTTTCTGGGCGATTGGCACTGGAGCCGGGAACTGTTCGGCTATGCCTGCGCGGTCGGGATTTGCGGGGCCGCCGGCAACGGTTTTCTGGTGGCGGCGCTCCGCTCGGGTGAACTCTCGGTACTGGGGCCGATCAATGCCTGGAAGCCGGTGGTCGGCATGATTTTCGGTTTGCTGCTGCTGCACGAATTGCCGACGGCCGCCGGTTTGACCGGGCTGGCGCTGATCATCGTCGGCAGTTATTTCGTACTCGGCGCCGATGAACGGGGATTCCGGCTCCGGACGTTGTTGCGGCGCGATATCGTCCTGCGTTTTCTGGCGCTGCTTTTTTCCGGAATCGAGGCGGTATTTCTGAAGAAAACGGTGCTGCTTTCCAGCGTCGTCGGCAGTTTCCTGATCTGGTGCTGGTTCGGCGCGTTTTTCTCATTGGCCGGCTTGCTGCTGGTGCGGCCGGAAACCGGAACCGCGGTGCGGCTGCGGGCCGGTTTCCGGGAATTGCTGGCGCTGGCATTGATGTTCGGGATAATGCAGTATTCCACCAATCTGGCCTTCAAGCTGCTGCCGGTCGGGCCGGCATTGGCGCTCTTTCAG harbors:
- a CDS encoding helix-hairpin-helix domain-containing protein, with the translated sequence MKKAKSELRGIPGVGENIEQDLLNLGYSTLESLKGQDPEEMYRRDCRLKGFQEDKCQLYVYRLAVYFAEHAQPEPDKLKWWNWKEAPPER
- a CDS encoding serine hydrolase is translated as MKRLMACVVMWGLGMAVLSAGVIPLNKWKVIGPIPEAAYVEAEADRFLAEPLEEVCGVKAADYVNPRNPEGDGLYFLDFFGEVPHGKAMAYAAVEVEAEAGYYVFTLNTDFSAEIFVNGESRCKAFGDSWGNVFFAKFHEGANRIAVKSYHEEGYWAVVLAVVEGPLDEEEYRQALAENTLRQRIVDFSYNSLTIGGYFVGTVGTKPELTWDNPANATEMFGKNPQQITWFDETMQATEDFRDSGLYYALLETETADGKPYKALFSYYLLPEGWKEDPEIVEFAGNFQWQEPFDGFQTTWTAIPQRLKLFRDSAGTDLGLASKPGVAPAVVAWRQRAFPVETVRLAPPIELTKAAPALRYGSEEEAGFLPGSREKFDALCRELYEKTRKAFYTVIARNGVIVYARGYGELAGKPINIATPCSMASMSKLFTGLLFARFLDQGLMELDEDMSRFMPALAGTPEWKLTPRRCFNHTSNFTGHGNFGGIRNPLGEYGIACWLPVVKPGSAWSYNGVGPNLMGMYMMNATALPIDRLFAENYYRQLGITSMSGDDQGGGYLASADDLAKLAQLLLNRGSYGKWQFFEPKTYELLMPRNLAEDNPGTSIEGYYGVGIQPFWPPAAGEDDIAYYGHGAASGTVFSFDPKYQTMVIQARDENSEANDEYRKKLEQLVWDSVAR
- a CDS encoding DMT family transporter, translated to MLEVIGVVGVRIFSNTYANVLQKRLIGRAGIPALPINFAVYLLLGLAMSPAIFLGDWHWSRELFGYACAVGICGAAGNGFLVAALRSGELSVLGPINAWKPVVGMIFGLLLLHELPTAAGLTGLALIIVGSYFVLGADERGFRLRTLLRRDIVLRFLALLFSGIEAVFLKKTVLLSSVVGSFLIWCWFGAFFSLAGLLLVRPETGTAVRLRAGFRELLALALMFGIMQYSTNLAFKLLPVGPALALFQLSGALNLWFGWKLFQERHMGMKIAGTAIVLLGAALIILGG